The Accipiter gentilis chromosome 35, bAccGen1.1, whole genome shotgun sequence genome contains the following window.
ggcgggggtgtccCCAAACGCGTGGAGGCGGGGGGAAGAGTGACACACGTGGGGtgaccccaacccccccaccccccttaggGGGCTCCCTTCCCCCCGGTACATGGGGGTTCCCCCCACGGCCGTGGCTTCAGAGGGGTccccgtgggtgccccccccccctcctccctcccgtCCCCCTCCTCCCGTGTgtccaccccgccccccccccccccttcccggcgCATGGCGGCCAGGCCCAAACCCAGGCCTAGGCCTCACCCGGCCACATGGCCCCCCCCCGTCGCCAGCCGGGGGGGGGCCCTAAGACCTCTCTGTGTCCCCCCCCTTTTAGAGTAAgctccccaacacccccccagccctACTGGAGCCCCCAAAACCCCCCTTAGACACGCGCGCGCACAACCCACCTAGCGAAGCCGtacctccaccccccccccccccaaaaaaaaataaaaatatttcccgggggggggggggctttcccGTCAGGAAAGATTTGAGGAGGGGGGGTGCGGGGGTTGTTAGGAGGAATCGGGGGGCTGTAAGGGGGGGCCGTGGGGGGCTGCACGGGAGCGCGGCGGGTCCGCGTCCgtgcggggcggcggccgccgcccgtctgaggggagggggggagtggggcgCGCGCTTTATATAGGGGGGGGGAGTGAGGAGCGGGGCGCGCGCGCCGCCGCCACGCGGGGCCCCGCGCacggaagggaggggggggggggggggggagcgcgcggcgcggcgctccTCGTCGTcgccgtcgtcgtccccccccccttccccggtcCAAAAtttaccaccccacccccccccccaatacccgcgacccccccgccccggactCACCCCCCCCGTCCGCGAGcccaaccgccgccgccgccgccgccgcgctggcTGCTGCAACCCCCGCCCGCACCGCGCATGCGCgacccgccccgccgcgccgcttcccccctcctcccctccccgcgcgcacacacaccctgacagcgccccgccctTGCGCATgcgcggggagggcgggagggggcggcgggagggaaAGGCGCACGCGCGGGCGGcgctgccgcccggccccgcccctcctctcctctgcgccccccccctccccgcccgcccttGCCGCTTCGCCCGTGCGCATGCGCAGGGCAGGGCGGttaccccctcctcctccccgcgtgctcgcgcaccccccccccccNNNNNNNNNNNNNNNNNNNNNNNNNNNNNNNNNNNNNNNNNNNNNNNNNNNNNNNNNNNNNNNNNNNNNNNNNNNNNNNNNNNNNNNNNNNNNNNNNNNNNNNNNNNNNNNNNNNNNNNNNNNNNNNNNNNNNNNNNNNNNNNNNNNNNNNNNNNNNNNNNNNNNNNNNNNNNNNNNNNNNNNNNNNNNNNNNNNNNNNNCCCCCCCAGGGCACCCATATGTCCAggggaccccaaaacctccccaaccccccccagggCACTCAGGTATTGGGGAgacccccccccgtccccccccagggcACCCATCTGTCCAGGggaccccaaccccccccccccagggcacccaagagttgggggacccccccaggggatcccacatccccccccccagggcacccaggtgtccaggggaccccaaaaccccccccaccccccccccccgagggacccccagctcccccccccaaagggcacccagatatttgggggacccccccccagggcacccactgttgcccccccccccccagggccgaGAAGATGCTGGGAAAGATCCTCAGGAGCAAaggctggaggtggggggggggtccgggggggtccGGGGGATGTTGGGGTGCCCCTGGGAGGCATCGttgggtgctggggtgctgggggggggggctttttggggggtggggggggaatccTGGGGTGATGGGTTGGGGGGCgcccttggggtggggggcagagggggtcctggggggggggagacacccttgggggggtgggggggtcctttggggtgctgggagtgggggggagtgccctgggtgggtgctgggggggcaccctggggtgctggggggcaatctggggggctggggggggctctggggggtgggggggggccttggggggtctggggggtgctgggggtggggggtccctggggtgccgTGGGGCAGCTATGGGTGCTgacccccgtccccccccaccccaggcgcTCCAGTTACGTCGTCACCACGAGGGTCTTCTGGGGGGGGCAGTGAGTACCCACAATCctctgggggggctgtggggcagaggggggtctgtggggcaggaggggaagatgTGGGGCAGGTGGGGGGCTATGggatggggggctgtggggcaggagggggagatgtggggcaggaggggggctatgggatggggggctgtggggcaggaggaggagatgtggggcaggtggggggctgtgggatggggggctgtggggcaggaggggaagatgtggggcaggtggggggctgtgggatgggggggctgtggggcaggaggaggagatgtggggcaggtggggggctgtggggcagagggggtgctatggggcaggtggggggctgtgggatggggggctgtggggcaggaggaggagatgtggggcaggaggggggagctgtggggcagaggggggctatggggcaggtgggggggtgtgggatgggggggctgtggggcaggaggggtcggtgtggggcagccgtggggtgacgctgcctctgccccccaAGGGCCGACCGGGGGCTCTCGCGGAAACACGTCCTGGAGGGTgagttgtggggctgggaggtgggggggggtgtctgtggggctggggggggatgtggggcgGGGCCGTGGGGCGGGGGATGCCGTGGGGTGGGGCCGTGGGGCGGGGCCGTGGGGCAAcactgtggggcaggggaggccGTGGGGCGGGGCCGTGGGGGAGGGGATGCGGTGGGGCGGGGCCGTGgggcggggccgtggggcagcgTGTCTGTCCGTGGGTCCCCAGGCCTCCGTGGGTCCCTCCAGCGGCTCCAGCTCGACTACGTCGACGTCGTCTTCGCCGGGCCCCGCCCAGGCCCCGCCCACACCGAAGGTAAGGCCCCGCCCTCCGCCCCACCCACACCCACATCaggccccgccccttcccgcaGACCCCTCCCTGCTCAGTCTCCGAGGGCCCCACCCCTTGCCCCACCCCTTCACACCCTCTAGGCCCCACCCACGCCCAACACCCCGCCCTTGGGGGCTCCTCCTACTGGTCCTAAACCCCCTCGCCGACCACGCCCCGCCCACAGGCCACGCCCTCTCGGGCCCCGCCCTCTTAGCCCCCGCCCCCTCACGTGTCTCTGCTTCGCCCCACAGGGCTCGACCCGACCCTGCGCCTCCTGCGGCTGGAAggtaccggggcggggggggcaccccGTGGGCCCCCCCCCTATAGCACCCACGGACCCGCCCCATGGACCCCACCCCTTAGCACCCACGGGCCCCCCCCGACCCACCCTAgcacccctgccccccccccccatttccctccCCGTTTCCCTCCCCGTCCTCCCCTTTGCTCCTCCGGCCCTCAGTAGGGCTCAGAGTGAACGCCCTGTCCTCCCACAGAGCTGGTGCGCGCCATGAGTGACGTCATCGACCAGGGACTGGCGCTGTACTTggggacggcggggggggggcgcccggcgACGTCAtggtggggacactgggggggggacgcgggggggaggggcgggagggcacgggggggggcatgggggatgatgggggggacgcgggggggacattggggacacggggggggggggggacagggtgtcatgtcccccctcccccaatgtcgtcgtcccccccccaggaCGCCTACGCGGTGGCCCGTCAGTTCAATTTGGTGGCCCCCGTGTGCCAGTGGGCGGAGCTTCCCCCAGAGCCCCGCCTCTTCCGGCAGATaggtggggggggcacccatggggtggggtggggtgggggggcaatgGGGTGGGTCCATGGGGGGAGGGGCTATggggtgggggcacccatggggAGGGGCTATAGGGTGGGGGCACCTATGTAAGGGGGCTATGGGGGGGCACCCACGGGGGGGTCACCCACGGGGGTTCtctggggtgggggcacccatgggggggggctacaggggggCACCCATGGAGGGGTCTGTggggtgggggcacccatgggtgggtctgtggggtgggggcacccatggggggggctacagggggggcacccatggaGGGGTCTATGGtgtgggggcacccatgggtgggtctgtggggtgggggcacccatgggggggctacagggggggcacccatggggggTCACCCAcgggggggtctgtggggtgggGGCACCCACGGGGATCCCCGTGGGTGGGTCCGGGCTATGGGGCGCTGTGCGGGTGGGGCCGTGGGGCAGCtgtgggtctggggggggggggcagtggtcCCCGCGGGGGGGTCAGGTCCGGGGGTCCGGGGGGGCCGCGGGTCACCCCACGGCGTCGCCCAGGCCTGGGTGCCATCACTTGGTCCCCGCTGGCCCCCGGCCTGGAGGAGGAGCCGCTGCCCCACGGCCGCCCCACAGCCAAGGTAGGCGTGCGCCCCCCGCCCCACGCCTGCCCCACGGCGGCCCCGAGCCCCCCGTCCCTGCCCCGTGGCCACGGTAtggcccccccagctgccccactGCCCGCGCCCCacgtccccatggtgtccccctgtccccccatcACCTCGGTGACCTCGCgtgtcccccagcatccccccgatgtccccacgtccccccatgtccccacatccccccgaTGTCCCCCCATCACCTCGGTGATCTcgcgtgtccccacgtccccccatgtccccatgtccatgatgtccccaatgtccccacgtccccctggtgtccccgtgtccccccatcaCCTCGGTGACCTTGtgtgtccccagcatccccccgatgtccccacgtccccccgatgtccccatgtcccccatgtcccccatgtccccacgtcctccccctggtgtccccatgtccccccgtgACCTCGTgtgtcccccagcatccccccgatgtccccatgtcccccaatgtccccacatccccctggtgtccccatgtccccccatgacCTCGGTGTCCTCgtgtgtccccacgtccccccaatgtccccatgtcccccatgtccccaatgtccccacatccccccgatgtccccacgtccccctggtgtccccatgtccccccatcaCCTCGGTGTCCTCGTGTCCCCCCAGCGTCCCCCCgctgatgtccccacatccccctaacgtccccgatgtccccccacgtccccccgtCGCCCCCCCGCCGGTGTCCCCCCCGGCGTCCCCCCAACGTCCCCGATGTCCCCAGGCCGTGGGGCGCCGGCAGGCGCTGAAGGTGGgggagctgcagcccctggcCCAGCGCCTGGGCTGCTCCGTGGCCCAGCTCGTCATCGGTGAGGGGCCACGGGGCCACGGGGTCATGGGGGGCCACGGGGTCATGGGGGGCCACGGGgtcatggggggacacgggggacagggggacacggggggacagggggacatggggacgtggggatgtgggcacacggggggacacggggacactgggggggacacgggatggGGGTGGCGGCGGGTGACACTGGGTGACAGTGGGCGGCGGTGTGCCCAGCGTGGGGCGTGTGTGCTGAGGGGACGGTGGGTGACAGTGGGTGACACGGGGCGATCAAGGGGGTGTCAGGGGGGTGACAGTGGGTGACAAGGGGGTGACACAGGGTGACAagggggtggcagtggggtgtcAGTGGGTGACACGGGGTGATAAGGTGGTGACAGTGGGTGCCATGGGGCGTCAGTGGGCGTCAGTGGGGTGTCAGTGGGGTGACAGCGGGTGTCAGTGGGGTGTCAGCGGGTGCCGTGGGGTGTCAGTGGGGTGTCAGCAGGTGACAGCAGGTGACAGCGGGTGTCCCCAGCCTGGTCCCTGTGTGCCAGGGAGATGGGAGGTGTCAGTGGGGTGTCAGTGGGGTGCCATGGGGTGCCATGGGGTGTCAGTGGGTGTCAGTGGGGTGTCAGCGGGTGCCATGGGGTGCCATGGGGTGTCAGTGGGTGTCAGTGGGGTGTCAGCGGGTGACAGAGGGTGTCAGTGGGGTGCCATGGGGTGTCAGCGGGGTGTCAGCGGGTGACAGCGGGTGTCCCCAGCGTGGTCCCTGCGGGCCGAGGGCGTCAGCTCCGTCCTGGTGGGGGCCGAGACCCCCCGGCTGCTGCGGGAGCAGCTCCACGCCCTGCAGGTGAGGGGGGGGCACCCAAAAACCTGGGTCCtctggagtgggggggggggcacccagagcCCTGGGtccccttttttttgggggggggggggaatgtcaaccaaacacctgggtcccttttttggggtggggggggcacccataCACCTGAGTCCCTTTATTTTGGGGGGGACACCCATATACCTGGgtccttggggtggggggggggggcacccaaaaCCTGGTTCgtcttttggggggggtgggcaccCAGACCCCTGGGACCcatttttgggggtggaggggcacccagacccctgggacccccccaaactccacaccccaccccccccccaggtgctgcCCCAACTCGGCCCCTCGgcgctgcaggagctggagaccCTCCTGGGGGAGGTGGCCCCGCCCtag
Protein-coding sequences here:
- the LOC126034664 gene encoding voltage-gated potassium channel subunit beta-3-like isoform X2, coding for MLGKILRSKGWRRSSYVVTTRVFWGGQADRGLSRKHVLEGLRGSLQRLQLDYVDVVFAGPRPGPAHTEGLDPTLRLLRLEELVRAMSDVIDQGLALYLGTAGGGRPATSWTPTRWPVSSIWWPPCASGRSFPQSPASSGR
- the LOC126034664 gene encoding voltage-gated potassium channel subunit beta-2-like isoform X1, with the protein product MDAYAVARQFNLVAPVCQWAELPPEPRLFRQIGLGAITWSPLAPGLEEEPLPHGRPTAKAVGRRQALKVGELQPLAQRLGCSVAQLVIAWSLRAEGVSSVLVGAETPRLLREQLHALQVLPQLGPSALQELETLLGEVAPP